Proteins from a single region of Pseudomonas quebecensis:
- a CDS encoding coniferyl aldehyde dehydrogenase, whose product MSANVAYLQDTQALDQLQALFDAQRHAYAANPMPPAAQRQQWLKALRNVLSNERQALIDAISQDFSHRSADETLFAELMPSLHGIHYASRHLKRWMKPSRRTVGIAFQPASASVIYQPLGVVGVIVPWNYPLYLAIGPLVGALAAGNRVMLKLSESTPATGQLLKTLLAKIFPEDLVCVVLGEADMGIAFSRLRFDHLLFTGATSIGKHVMRAAAEHLTPVTLELGGKSPAIVSADVPLKDAAERIAFGKALNAGQTCVAPDYVLVPEDRIEGFVEAYSNAIRGFYPTLTDNPDYTAIINERQLARLNAYVKDAIDKGATLIPLYDQGQARRMPHSLLLNVSDDMTVMQDEIFGPVLPIVPYRGLEQAFAYINQRPRPLALYYFGYNKGDQQRVLHETHSGGVCLNDTLLHVAQDDMPFGGIGPSGMGHYHAHEGFLTFSKAKGVLVKQRLNATKLIYPPYGKAIQKLIQKLFVR is encoded by the coding sequence ATGTCCGCCAACGTTGCTTACCTGCAGGATACCCAGGCGCTGGATCAACTCCAGGCGCTGTTTGACGCCCAACGGCATGCCTACGCCGCAAACCCGATGCCGCCGGCCGCGCAACGCCAGCAATGGCTCAAGGCCCTGCGGAATGTGCTCAGCAACGAACGCCAGGCCCTGATCGACGCCATCAGCCAGGACTTCAGCCACCGCAGCGCCGACGAAACCCTCTTCGCTGAATTGATGCCCAGCCTGCATGGCATTCACTACGCCAGCAGACACCTCAAGCGTTGGATGAAACCATCCCGACGCACCGTAGGCATTGCCTTCCAACCGGCCTCAGCCAGCGTTATTTACCAGCCACTGGGGGTCGTCGGTGTGATCGTGCCGTGGAACTACCCGCTGTACCTGGCCATCGGCCCGCTGGTCGGAGCGTTGGCGGCGGGTAACCGGGTGATGCTCAAACTCAGTGAGTCCACTCCCGCTACCGGGCAATTGCTCAAGACGCTGCTGGCGAAAATCTTCCCTGAAGACCTGGTGTGCGTGGTGCTCGGCGAGGCCGATATGGGCATCGCGTTCTCCCGGCTGCGCTTCGATCACTTGCTGTTCACCGGCGCCACCAGTATCGGCAAGCATGTGATGCGCGCGGCGGCGGAACACCTCACCCCGGTAACCCTGGAACTGGGCGGCAAGTCGCCGGCTATCGTTTCCGCAGATGTACCGCTCAAGGACGCCGCCGAGCGCATCGCCTTCGGCAAAGCCTTGAACGCCGGGCAGACCTGCGTCGCGCCGGACTACGTGCTGGTACCAGAAGACCGCATCGAGGGGTTTGTCGAGGCTTACAGCAACGCCATTCGCGGGTTTTATCCCACGCTGACCGACAACCCGGACTACACAGCCATCATTAATGAGCGACAGTTGGCCAGGCTCAACGCCTACGTCAAAGACGCCATCGACAAGGGCGCCACCCTGATTCCGCTGTACGACCAGGGCCAGGCGCGGCGCATGCCTCACAGTCTGCTGCTCAACGTCAGCGACGACATGACTGTGATGCAGGACGAAATCTTCGGCCCGGTGCTGCCGATCGTCCCGTATCGCGGCCTCGAACAGGCCTTTGCCTACATCAACCAGCGCCCTCGCCCCCTGGCGCTGTACTACTTCGGCTACAACAAAGGCGACCAGCAGCGCGTGCTGCACGAAACCCATTCCGGTGGCGTATGCCTGAACGACACCCTGCTGCACGTGGCCCAGGACGATATGCCCTTCGGCGGCATCGGCCCCTCGGGCATGGGCCATTACCACGCTCATGAGGGTTTCCTGACGTTCAGCAAGGCCAAGGGGGTGCTGGTCAAACAGCGCCTGAACGCCACGAAGCTGATCTACCCGCCCTACGGCAAAGCCATTCAGAAGTTGATCCAGAAACTGTTCGTCCGCTGA